The following nucleotide sequence is from Mesobacillus jeotgali.
ATCCATCACTGCCTTGAATAATGGCATGATTAATTTTAAAGGTTCAATGATCTTTTCATCCCATGACCACCAGTTCGTTCAAACTGTGGCCAACAGAATTATGGAAATCACTCCTTCAGGGTTGATTGATAAGCAGATGACTTATGATGAATACCTTGAAAATGAAGAGCTGCAAAAGCAAATTGCTGAAATGTACGTATAATAGAAACCCTCGGGAATTTCCCGAGGGTTTCTCTGTTTTAAACCATGACCTTATTAACTTTCCTAATCTTTTTTCTGTTTCTTTCTAGAAGAAGCAGCGGTTCTGCTGCCTGTTTCGCTCACCGTTGTCCCCTGCCCTTCAACCTGGGATGAATTCAACCCTATTGTCGATGGATCCTTTTTTCTTTTATTGCTCATAAATACCCCTCCACATTACAGATAGTCTTCTTTAATATTGTCTTGCGAAAAGAATATTTTATACTGCTGGCGGACAACTTAGATTAGTGAGGAGGTGTTATTGATGGCAAGAGTAGGTGTAGAACAATCTCTAACGAATATTTCTGAAGCCTTGCGTGAAAGAGGCCATGATGTGGTCGAGTTACGCTCAGAAGCTGATGCACAAGGCTGTGACTGCTGTGTTGTAACTGGAATAGACTCTAACGTCATGGGGATGCAGGACGTTTCAACACAAGGTTCAGTCATTGAAGCAAACGGACTTTCCGCAGATGAGGTTTGCAGGCAGATTGATCAAAAAACCGGACAGAATCAATAATACTAATGAAACTGCCGATCAGGCAGTTTTTCTTTTCCCCTATTTTTCTTTTCCTGCCCCTAATTCATGATATTTTCACCAACTTGTGATATTTTCTGTATGTAGGATGAATCTAATTTCGATATAATCAGTTATATCTATTGTATATGTTTAAAAAGGACTGTTTGAAAGGATGTCAGGATTGAGGAAATTACATATTGTTCTTCTCACAGCCCTCTCACTCTTCATTTCAGGATGTGCAGACGACAGGGAATCAAGGAGAACGGAGCTGACTATCTCTGCCGCAGCAAGTCTCCGGGAAGTCATGGAAGAAGCTGGGCAACTATATATGGAACAGAATCCGGGAATTAAGATTGTCTTCAACTTTGGCGGATCTGGTTCCCTGCAACAGCAAATCTCCCAGGGTGCCCCGGTAGACTTATTTATTTCCGCGGCTGAGGATAAATTCGATTCCTTACTTTCCAAAAAGCTCATAGATCAGCAACACAGCGTTAAACTGCTTAAGAACGAACTTGTAATGATCACACAGAAAGAAAACAAGGATATCGACTCAGCTGAATCGCTGACTAGCGTTAATATTGAAAGAATTGCCATGGGCACAGCCGAATCTGTTCCTGCCGGAATGTATACGAAACAAGCATTGATATCGTTGCAATTGTGGGAAAAACTTGAGCAAAAAGTTATTCCTGCCAAGGACGTTCGCCAGGTTCTTTCCTATGTTGAAACAGGTAATGTCGATGCTGGCTTTGTTTATAAAACAGATGCATTGATTTCCGATAAAATCAGGATTATCCCTTTGAATGGAAAAGCACTTCACGATCCTATTGTTTATCCAATTGGTGTAGTGGCAGGGACTGAGCACCCTAATGAGTCCATCGACTTTTTCAATTTCCTAAATGGACAAGAAGCAATGGACATTTTTAAAAAATATGGCTTTAAAGCAGCATTGGAATGATTTTTATGAGCAGTGATTTCTGGAGTCCGATTAAACTATCCCTTGAAGTTGCTTCAGTGTCGGTAGTATTCGTGTTCTTATTTGGCATATTTGCTGCAAGGTTTATGGCAAGAAGGCGTTTCCTTGGCAAAACAGCAGTAGAGACGTTTTTGACATTACCTTTAGTACTGCCTCCTACTGTGGTAGGATTTCTATTGATTGTTGTCTTTGGCATAAATAGTCCAATCGGAAGAATGATTGAACATGTTTTTGGCAGTCCCCTTATCTTTAGCTGGTGGGCAGCTGTTATTGCTGCATCTGTCGTTGCTTTTCCATTGATGTATCAATCAGCCAAGACAGGTTTTCTGTCAATTGACCCTGGAGCGGAGGAAGCAGCAAGAGTAGATGGAGCAAATGAGTGGAAGGTTTTTTTATATGTTACTTTACCCCTATCAGCAAAGACATTAATCACCGGGCTCATTTTAAGCTTTGCCAGGGCTCTTGGGGAATTCGGAGCAACCCTAATGTTTGCCGGCAACCTGCCCGGGAAGACTCAGACCGCTCCAACAGCAATCTATGTAGCGCTTGAGTCTGGAAATATGCAGTCTGCCTGGCTATGGGTAATCGCCATGGTGGGAATATCGTTCCTGATGCTCCTTACGACTTCATTATTAAAACAATCATAACCCGGGATTAACGAATAAATATGCCCTCTAAGTGGAATTTTCCAACCCCATCAAACCGTATAGTAAAAGCCATGGATCTTCCATGGCTTTCTTGCATTCTATTAGACTATAAAGTGTATATTTTAGAAAAAGCCAGGTTATTTCACAAGCTATTAACCTTTTATTCTAATGTTACAACGAGGTTGATGGGTTCCCCGATTTTCTTTTTGTCCTTATCAACCAGGTCACCTGAGAGGATTTCCACTTTCTCAAGGCTTTCAAGCTCCTCCACGATAAACCCGAGATTCCCTTGCTTCTCTTGTCCGGATAAAATCTCTCCATGCAATTCTTCTAGGTAAAAATCGTCTTCCCATGTCTTGTGGATACTGTCATTAATATTCACCATTGCCACAGGCCCAAAATGATAGCTTTCACTGGAATGATTTTTTACTTCTACGCCAATTTTCACAAAATCAAATTCTTCATCATGTGTATATGGATGGAAGAAATCGACCAGGCTGTAGTCAGGAATAAAGTGCAGCAACTTAATATCTTTAACCTTATATTCAATTCCATTGATGTTGAATGTTTTATTGACTTCTTTTACCGCCTTAAGTGTTAATTCTCCTTTATCGTCAATCAAAGAATCCCCTGCTTTATTCAGTTCCCTGTCATCCGTAACTTGCGGGTTCGGTACGTACACTTCTGTATTTTTCTTTATTGGTTTCTCTGCAACAGTTTCAACAGGCTTCGTCTCCTCATTTGAATCTGCCTGTGCGAATGAACAGCCCGTCAGCAGTGAAACAGCCATTATCAACTGCAAATATATTTTAATTTTGAAAACCCCTTTTCATTAAATCTCCCGCATATCCAGGATTCCGTGGGAGATTTTCAAATTCATTACTTTCTTTTGCCATTTGCAAGGATATCAAAAATGTTTTTCGCATTGTCAGTATTGTCGATCTGTCCGTAAAATCGCTCTTTACCAGGACCGAATGCATATACAGGGACGTCTTCACCAGTATGCCCGCCAGTTGTCCACCCAGTGTGGGAACGCTTGTCAAAAATCTTTTCGATAGCGTCGTCAATGTCTCTAGCTTTTTTTGTTGAGGCTACGTCTTTTACGGACTGAATTTCTTCCGCAGTTAACTCAGGAAGACCTACAGACTTAAAGTCAATATATTTCTTTAATATTTGTTCTGCATCAGCACCGTTAGCAATTTCGGCAGCCATGAAATCTGGAGTACGTTTTGCAGCTTTGATTGGCGCACCAAACCAGTTATAGATTCCATCTGCACCAATTGAATATCCTCCAGTCGAGTGGTCAGCAGTCGCAACAACTAATGTATGCTTGTCTTTCTTAGCAAATTCGATAGCTGCTTTGTATGCCTTCTCGAAATCTTCCATTTCGCTCATGGCAGCAACAATATCATTGTCATGTCCAGCCCAGTCGACCTGGCTGCCTTCTACCATCAAGAAGAAACCATCCTTGTCTCTTTTCAAACGCTCTATTGCTGATTTTGTCATATCTTCAAGGGATGGAGTTTCTTCATTGCGATCGATCATCTTGTCCATTCCACCTGACGCAAATAGGCCAAGCACCTTTTCGTTCTTGTTATTTAGCAGGTCTTGCTTGTTCGTTATATAGCTATAGCCATCTTTCTGGAATTCCTCTGCAAGATTCCTGTCATTACGAACAAAGTTACTCACTCCCCCGCCAAGCATTACATCGATTTTATGCTGACCATTAACTAATTCATCATAATAATCATCAGCAATAGCATTCATATTCTTGCGGCTTTCATCATGCGCTCCAAAAGAGGCTGGAGTAGCATGTGTTATTTCAGAAGTAGCAACAAGGCCTGTAGCTTTGCCGTTTTCCTTGGCAGCTTCCAAAACGGTCTTTACTTCTGTTCCGTCATTATCTACTGCAATCGCATTATTATAAGTTTTAATCCCCGCTGACATCGCTGTAGCAGCTGAAGCAGAATCAGTTACGTTTTGTTCAGGGTCTTCTGGATAAGTCATCTGGCTGCCTACTAGATATTTGTCAAATTCAGTCTTCTCAGCTTCTGCAGTTTCAGGATTATCCTTCAAGTAGCGGTATGCTGAAGTATAGGAAACTCCCATCCCATCACCAATCAAAAAAATAACATTCTTGATTTTCGCAGAGTTATCTTTTGCTTCATTTTTCGCTTCTGCGTTGAAAGTACCTGCTAAGCTGCCGAACGCTACTGTTGATAGAACAGCGATCGGGAGAATCTTCTTTTTAAAGTTTGCCTTAATCATTTCAAGACCTCCAGAAAAGTTATTTACTACGCTTTTTAATATACTGGGAATCTATTAATCTCTTATTAATTCAATGTAAAAAACCATTGAGTTTTTGTTAAGCCGTCATAATCCTTCATTTCACTTTTTCGACAAAATAAAAAGCAGGTGATCGCTCACCTGCTTCGAAACCTTCTGCTCTTTTTTTGTTTTCGATTGATCATCCACAGTGCAGCCGCTGCCATTAGCACTACTGCTCCTATTAAAGTATTGACAGATACCAGTCCGCTTTGTTCCGGCTCTGGTGCAGCCTCCTTTTTCACTTCAGGTTTTTTCCCTATCAGGGGTTTAAGTTCGATAGACTGAATTATTTCCCCATCCTTCTTATAAATCTTTAAAATTCCATCTTTGTCCACGACTCTCTTGCCATTTTCAATCGGTTCAGTAAAAAGGAGATTTTGACTTGCTTTGAACTTCAGATTTCCACTTGCGAAGGTTTCCCCTTCTTTGATTTGAGAGGATTTAAAAGCAGCGAAGCCATAATCGAATAGCTTGGCAGTATCCTCATAAATTTTCCGTTTGTATTCTGATTTCAGCAGGATGGCCGTCAATTTCAACTGGCCGTTATCAGCAGTAGTGGCAAGCGTTTGTTTTGATTGGTCTACAAAGCCTGTCTTTCCCCCTGTGATTCCTTCATATGGTATTTCACCTTTTAGCATACGGTGATGAGAGTGAATGGTTGTATCCCAGGACTCTCCATCCCAATCTACTTGCTTAGTCCCAAAAATTTCCCGAAAATCCGGATTGTTCATCGCATAGTTTAAGATCAAGCCAAGGTCCCTGGCTGTTGTATAATGATTCTCATCGAACAAACCATGCGGGTTGACAAAATGAGTATCCTCTACGCCGATATTTGTCTCCAGGAACTGATTAAGCTTTTTTGAATAGCTCTCCATCGAACCATCCAGATGGATGGCAATTGCCAGTGCAGCGTCATTTCCTGAATTAATAAGCATTCCCTGGATCAGCTTTCTCAATGAAACCTGTTCTCCAGGGTTGAGATAAACCCTTGTTCCATCGATATTCTCTATTTCCTCACTTACTATGACTAGCTCATTAAGTTCAGCTGTTTCAATTGCATAGATGGCAGTAGCAATCTTTGTCAAGCTCGCAGGATACATCTTTGTTTCTTCATTTTTCCCGAATAATACCGCACCAGTCTCCGTGTCCATCAAAACAGCAGCTTCTGAAGTTAAAACAGGATCTTCTCCCTCTGCTTTAACTAATCCGGCAGAAAAATACACGCTCATTAATAATAACAACATAAACAGGGCCATAAACTTCCTCATCATACCACTTCCAGTATCCTAATCTCTCCTTTTATTTTAGCAGAATCCTGTCGAAAGATGTTTAGTGTTATTATTTTTTAATTAAACTGGAATAAACTGAAAAGATTGTAAACCTATCACCATGAAGCCAAACAAGCGTTATCTCAAAAAATCAGGTCACCAATGAAATTCATCGGTGACCAAATTGTAACTATAATTTATTGCCATTGACTGAGGTTTTGAGACCCTTTTCCCCTCAATTCCCTCCGTTGAACACGATATTTTCCAGATAGGAAATATAGACGTCATCCCTGGCCAGAGCAGCTCCATACTCCCTTTTTACAAATCGTTCAGCTAATTCAAAACCTTCAAATGGTCCGTGCCGATCCTTACTCTCCTGTTGAACGAAATATCGGGTACCATCTGTATAAATCAGATAAAAGTCACGGTCGCGGTTCTCATATAGACAACCATTTTTGGAGTCCTTTAGATTATAAGTATTTCTAAAGGCGTCCGGCTTAATTGGATCCAGCGGAAAAGCTTGTTCAATATAGCGGTTATAAGCCTCCTTGTTTATGGAGCAACCAGATGCTTTAGCGTGTCCGCCCCCGCCAAATTCGCCAGCGACGGCAGAGACATCCACGTCATCATGGATTGTCCTGAAGCTTATTTTCTTTCCGCCTAAATTTAAAATCGCTATATAATCCAGATGTGGATATTCCTTGCCAAGCTCGTTCCCCAATTCGGAATGATAGGATTCCGCGTGAACGACGCCTCCATATAAACCATCTGTTTCAATTTGGATAATTTCCCGTTTTTTCCTCCTGATGTATCGCTCTATTTTATCCTCTTCCATCTCAAGCAGTTTTTTTTCAAAATCATCATAATCAAAACGATCTCCAGATGTCAGACGAGGTACCATCCGCTCTTCAAATTCTTCTATTGAAACCATAAAAAACAGGTCGTTCAAATTCTTTGCTTTGTAATTCTTAAGGATGTCCCAGTCCCAAGTATCATATTGCCTGACAAGTTCAACAAACTCATCCAGAGATCCATTTTTAACCAGATGATTTTCCTGGACTAAATAGTCATATACAAGTGATGCTGCGCTAGTCAGTGTCCCGGATTCATCCTCCACTATTACGCTGCCCCAGCTGTATTCATTGAAATGCATTGCAGTTTTATGGTGGTCAATCAGCTTTGCCTTTCCCCCTTCATTAACAAACTGATTGATTTTTTCAGTGTTCTCATGGTTAACAGATAAATCGGTTATGTAAAGGTGGTCCTCCTTTTTCATGCGGTCATTCATTCTGTCAAAATATTTCTCCACCTGGAAGTTAAGTCCAGAGACAGAATTATAACGGACATCGGCCTTTTCACCGAACGCAAGCCTGAATAAAATCCCGCAGGCCACTCCATCTAAGTCATTATGCGTAAATAAACGGTACATACTTTCCTCCTTGGTTTGTATCTAATCTATAGTTTGTTGTTGCCCAGTTAATCTATACAGGGAAAATTCAAAAAAAATTAGACAAGTTCAGCCAGGGGACGAGCATAGATATTTAAAGAGGATAGTAAGGAGGTGAAAACATGCATTTCTTTGTGTTTAGAAGAAGAACATTATATTTTTTTGGACTAATCGTATTTATTGCCATCGTCGGTACCCTATGGTTGAGCCTAAAGCCTGATGCCACTCCGGCAATCGGCGGACAGAATGAACAAATCCGAGAAATCCATATGGTGACAGGTGAATTCAAGTCTACTACAGATGATGGCAAGGAAATAGAAGCATACCGATGGGACCCAGGAACAATCTTTATGGAAAAAGGAGAAAAGGTTCATTTAAAGATACTGGGGGTCAACGGAAAAGAACATCCTTTCATCATTGAAGGAACCGATATAAAAGGCGTAGTGAAAAAAGGTGAAGAAACAGTCATCCCTTTACAATTTGATAAAGAGGGTACCTACAGACTGATTTGTCTGACTCATCCTTCAGCTGAGCATAACGGACCCATGATTGCCTATATCGTCGTCGATTAAGCCAAAAGGAGAACAGGATATTGCATCCTGTTTTTTCTTTTGGATACAATTTGAAATTGACACAAAACATACATAACACTATAAACACGGTACTAATTTTCCTGATAGAATTATATACATAAAGAAATTCTTATATAACAGCATCAAAAAACACCCGCACAATTATAGAACAGTTTAAATAATTAAGTTTAATTATAAGAACTGAACACTTATCATTGTTATCTTGTTCATAATTTCACAAATATGTCACACTCAATCTGTTATATCCGTAGTATGATAAAAGTGTGGTAACTGTTATATAAACATCTACTTTAGAGGTGAATTTAAATGGAACAATGGAAAGGCTTTAAAAATGGTGCTTGGCAGGAAGATATCAATGTTAGGGACTTTATTCTAAAAAACTTCTCTGAATATACCGGTGATTCCAGCTTCCTTGAAGGTGCAACTGAGGAAACGCTTCAATTATGGCAGCAGGTAATGGAATTGACAAAGCAGGAACGCGACAACGGCGGTGTTCTAGATATGGATACCAAAGTGGTATCCACCATTACATCCCATGGACCTGGCTATCTTGATCAGAGCAAAGAAAAAGTCGTAGGCTTCCAGACCGATAAGCCATTTAAACGTTCTATGCAGCCTTTTGGCGGCATTCGTATGGCGAAAGCAGCTTGCGAGGCATATGGTTATGAATTGGATAAAGAAGTAGAAAAAATCTTCACTGACTTCCGCAAAACGCATAACCAGGGTGTTTTCGATGTTTATACAAAAGAAATGCTCCAGGCTCGTAAAGCCGGAATCATCACTGGCCTGCCGGATGCTTATGGACGCGGCCGCATCATTGGCGACTACCGCCGTGTAGCTCTTTATGGTGTAGACTTCCTGATGGAGCAAAAGAAGAAAGACCATGGAATGACAAGCAGTGTCATGACTGAGGACACAATGCGCCTAAGGGAAGAAATTTCAGAGCAATACCGTTCATTGAATGAATTGAAGCAGCTTGCCCAGAGCTATGGTTATGATATTTCCAAGCCAGCATCCAATGCTGTTGAAGCCTTCCAGTGGGTCTACTTCGCATACCTTGCAGCAATCAAGGAACAGAATGGTGCAGCAATGAGCCTTGGCCGTGTAGCAACTTTCCTGGATATCTATATTGAAAGAGACTTGCAAAATGGAACACTTACTGAAAAAGAAGCACAGGAGATTGTCGATCATTTCGTCATGAAGCTCCGCCTCGTGAAATTTGCACGTACTCCTGACTACAACGAGTTATTCAGCGGCGATCCA
It contains:
- a CDS encoding DUF4352 domain-containing protein, which translates into the protein MAVSLLTGCSFAQADSNEETKPVETVAEKPIKKNTEVYVPNPQVTDDRELNKAGDSLIDDKGELTLKAVKEVNKTFNINGIEYKVKDIKLLHFIPDYSLVDFFHPYTHDEEFDFVKIGVEVKNHSSESYHFGPVAMVNINDSIHKTWEDDFYLEELHGEILSGQEKQGNLGFIVEELESLEKVEILSGDLVDKDKKKIGEPINLVVTLE
- a CDS encoding cupredoxin domain-containing protein, with product MHFFVFRRRTLYFFGLIVFIAIVGTLWLSLKPDATPAIGGQNEQIREIHMVTGEFKSTTDDGKEIEAYRWDPGTIFMEKGEKVHLKILGVNGKEHPFIIEGTDIKGVVKKGEETVIPLQFDKEGTYRLICLTHPSAEHNGPMIAYIVVD
- a CDS encoding YuzL family protein, with amino-acid sequence MSNKRKKDPSTIGLNSSQVEGQGTTVSETGSRTAASSRKKQKKD
- a CDS encoding YkuS family protein, which codes for MARVGVEQSLTNISEALRERGHDVVELRSEADAQGCDCCVVTGIDSNVMGMQDVSTQGSVIEANGLSADEVCRQIDQKTGQNQ
- a CDS encoding D-alanyl-D-alanine carboxypeptidase family protein, encoding MALFMLLLLMSVYFSAGLVKAEGEDPVLTSEAAVLMDTETGAVLFGKNEETKMYPASLTKIATAIYAIETAELNELVIVSEEIENIDGTRVYLNPGEQVSLRKLIQGMLINSGNDAALAIAIHLDGSMESYSKKLNQFLETNIGVEDTHFVNPHGLFDENHYTTARDLGLILNYAMNNPDFREIFGTKQVDWDGESWDTTIHSHHRMLKGEIPYEGITGGKTGFVDQSKQTLATTADNGQLKLTAILLKSEYKRKIYEDTAKLFDYGFAAFKSSQIKEGETFASGNLKFKASQNLLFTEPIENGKRVVDKDGILKIYKKDGEIIQSIELKPLIGKKPEVKKEAAPEPEQSGLVSVNTLIGAVVLMAAAALWMINRKQKKSRRFRSR
- a CDS encoding alkaline phosphatase, which translates into the protein MIKANFKKKILPIAVLSTVAFGSLAGTFNAEAKNEAKDNSAKIKNVIFLIGDGMGVSYTSAYRYLKDNPETAEAEKTEFDKYLVGSQMTYPEDPEQNVTDSASAATAMSAGIKTYNNAIAVDNDGTEVKTVLEAAKENGKATGLVATSEITHATPASFGAHDESRKNMNAIADDYYDELVNGQHKIDVMLGGGVSNFVRNDRNLAEEFQKDGYSYITNKQDLLNNKNEKVLGLFASGGMDKMIDRNEETPSLEDMTKSAIERLKRDKDGFFLMVEGSQVDWAGHDNDIVAAMSEMEDFEKAYKAAIEFAKKDKHTLVVATADHSTGGYSIGADGIYNWFGAPIKAAKRTPDFMAAEIANGADAEQILKKYIDFKSVGLPELTAEEIQSVKDVASTKKARDIDDAIEKIFDKRSHTGWTTGGHTGEDVPVYAFGPGKERFYGQIDNTDNAKNIFDILANGKRK
- a CDS encoding DHH family phosphoesterase, coding for MYRLFTHNDLDGVACGILFRLAFGEKADVRYNSVSGLNFQVEKYFDRMNDRMKKEDHLYITDLSVNHENTEKINQFVNEGGKAKLIDHHKTAMHFNEYSWGSVIVEDESGTLTSAASLVYDYLVQENHLVKNGSLDEFVELVRQYDTWDWDILKNYKAKNLNDLFFMVSIEEFEERMVPRLTSGDRFDYDDFEKKLLEMEEDKIERYIRRKKREIIQIETDGLYGGVVHAESYHSELGNELGKEYPHLDYIAILNLGGKKISFRTIHDDVDVSAVAGEFGGGGHAKASGCSINKEAYNRYIEQAFPLDPIKPDAFRNTYNLKDSKNGCLYENRDRDFYLIYTDGTRYFVQQESKDRHGPFEGFELAERFVKREYGAALARDDVYISYLENIVFNGGN
- the modA gene encoding molybdate ABC transporter substrate-binding protein yields the protein MRKLHIVLLTALSLFISGCADDRESRRTELTISAAASLREVMEEAGQLYMEQNPGIKIVFNFGGSGSLQQQISQGAPVDLFISAAEDKFDSLLSKKLIDQQHSVKLLKNELVMITQKENKDIDSAESLTSVNIERIAMGTAESVPAGMYTKQALISLQLWEKLEQKVIPAKDVRQVLSYVETGNVDAGFVYKTDALISDKIRIIPLNGKALHDPIVYPIGVVAGTEHPNESIDFFNFLNGQEAMDIFKKYGFKAALE
- the modB gene encoding molybdate ABC transporter permease subunit, with the translated sequence MSSDFWSPIKLSLEVASVSVVFVFLFGIFAARFMARRRFLGKTAVETFLTLPLVLPPTVVGFLLIVVFGINSPIGRMIEHVFGSPLIFSWWAAVIAASVVAFPLMYQSAKTGFLSIDPGAEEAARVDGANEWKVFLYVTLPLSAKTLITGLILSFARALGEFGATLMFAGNLPGKTQTAPTAIYVALESGNMQSAWLWVIAMVGISFLMLLTTSLLKQS